DNA sequence from the Tenacibaculum mesophilum genome:
AATAGAAACTAAAATGAAAAAACGCAAATTAAGAATAAACGGACATTCGCATTTATTGCCTTATCCAGAGCAAATTCCGCAGTTTATGAAAGACAAAGGGATTTTTTGGGTAGATAAGGATAGAAAATTCATGTTACAAAAAGACTGGAGTCGTCCCGTGACGGATTCTAGTTTCTTTTTAGATGAAAAACTAGCATGGATGGAACATTTTAAAATTGATCATGCTGTGGTATTAAATCTGTCTCAATTATACGGAAATGGTTTGCGCTTAGAAGAGATGAAACAGGCCTTACGTTTTCAAAACGATTTTAATGCGCGTGTACAACATGAAAATCCGTCGAAATTCACAACAGGTTTTGTAGTACATCCAGGGTTTGTTCGTGGTGCTTTATGGGAGATAGAACGTTGTGTTGAGGTGTTAGGAATGCGTTTATTATGTTTACCTACACACTATATGGACACCATCGGTACTTGGCGTTGTATTTTTGATGAAGAAAACGAACCTATTTTTGAGCTAGCAGATAAGTATAATTTAGCAGTTGAAATTCATCCGTATGATGGAGAGAAGTTCATCAAACTACAAAATACAAGTTGGCGTTTTCACTTAATTTGGATGTTGGCACAATGCGCAGATGCCTATCACTTTTTAACGTTAAATGGATATTATGAAAAATATCCTAATATGCGAGTTTGTTTTGCGCATGGAGGTCAGTTAGCACAAATGAATTTAGGGCGTCGTATTCAAGGATTTGATGGAAGACCTGATTTGTTTGAAGGAAAACAACACCCTCGTAAAGCTGTAGGACATAAAAACATCTTCTTTGATACATTGGTTCATGATACTGGTTCTTTGGATTTGTTGATTAAAAATCAAGGATCTAAACAAGTATTAATAGGGCTGGATGATCCATATCCACTAGGAGAGATGGAGAGTGAAATTCAATCATCATATCCAGGGAAAATTTTAGATTTAGCTATTGATAGAAAGATTATTAATGAGCAAGAGAAAGACGAAATGTGGGAAGATAATGTATTACAGTGGTTGTTTGGAGATGATAAAAAAGCGAAAAAAGATTTAGTATCTAAAATTTTACAATAAATGGCTGAAGTAACACAGTTTCATAACCTATTACATACGTGTATTTCTTTTATTGGAGCTGTGTTATTATTAGCAATCTACTATAATATTACAAAGCGATTTAAAGAAGTTTTAGAAGAAGGAAATTCAATTAAAAGAGTTGATAAAGGCTTGTTGTATTTTAGCTTTGGAATGTTGGTTTGGGTGGTTTCTGGTATTTGGGCACTTTCTGCAAGTTATTTTACTTTTGAAAAAACAACAATTCATCAAGTAGGAATAAACATTCTGTCTA
Encoded proteins:
- a CDS encoding amidohydrolase family protein, translated to MKKRKLRINGHSHLLPYPEQIPQFMKDKGIFWVDKDRKFMLQKDWSRPVTDSSFFLDEKLAWMEHFKIDHAVVLNLSQLYGNGLRLEEMKQALRFQNDFNARVQHENPSKFTTGFVVHPGFVRGALWEIERCVEVLGMRLLCLPTHYMDTIGTWRCIFDEENEPIFELADKYNLAVEIHPYDGEKFIKLQNTSWRFHLIWMLAQCADAYHFLTLNGYYEKYPNMRVCFAHGGQLAQMNLGRRIQGFDGRPDLFEGKQHPRKAVGHKNIFFDTLVHDTGSLDLLIKNQGSKQVLIGLDDPYPLGEMESEIQSSYPGKILDLAIDRKIINEQEKDEMWEDNVLQWLFGDDKKAKKDLVSKILQ